A window of the Nitrosopumilus ureiphilus genome harbors these coding sequences:
- a CDS encoding transcriptional regulator, giving the protein MDEQFTGSGEFEPSESVDTFSSSGTSSEIGIGELMDKRAKLEEAIDYVGLMIKNLKDKRTNLEKDIEEESVDIKNLKEKLQKVSEYIDEENRGIKDLANKRQQVENEADEVGALINSFRNRLSGIGRIIDGEGNKIKQVKESRES; this is encoded by the coding sequence ATTGATGAACAGTTTACTGGATCAGGAGAATTTGAACCATCTGAATCTGTAGACACTTTCTCATCATCTGGCACTTCAAGTGAAATTGGAATCGGCGAACTGATGGATAAACGTGCCAAACTCGAAGAGGCAATAGATTATGTCGGATTAATGATTAAAAATCTCAAAGACAAGAGAACTAATTTAGAAAAAGATATCGAAGAAGAATCAGTAGACATCAAAAATCTAAAAGAAAAACTCCAGAAAGTAAGTGAATACATAGACGAAGAAAACAGAGGAATCAAGGATCTTGCTAATAAGAGACAACAAGTAGAAAACGAGGCTGACGAAGTAGGCGCTCTAATCAATAGTTTTAGAAATAGATTATCCGGAATTGGTAGGATTATTGATGGTGAAGGAAATAAAATCAAACAAGTTAAGGAATCTAGAGAATCTTAG